One genomic region from Zalophus californianus isolate mZalCal1 chromosome 14, mZalCal1.pri.v2, whole genome shotgun sequence encodes:
- the LOC118356248 gene encoding L-lactate dehydrogenase A chain-like isoform X2 has translation MATLKDQLIQNLLKEEHTPQNKITVVGVGAVGMACAISILMKDLADELALVDVMEDKLKGEMMDLQHGSLFLRTPKIVSGKDYNVTANSKLVIITAGARQQEGESRLNLVQRNVNIFKFIIPNIVKYSPNCKLLVVSNPVDILTYVAWKISGFPKNRVIGSGCNLDSARFRYLMGERLGVHALSCHGWVLGEHGDSSVPVWSGVNIAGVSLKNLHPDLGTDADKEQWKECRYTLGDPKGAAVLKFSNVPLHCLDYSRILVGGCVYCPYYLICYSSNIKMA, from the exons ATGGCAACTCTCAAAGATCAGCTGATTCAGAATCTTCTTAAGGAAGAACATACCCCCCAGAATAAGATCACAGTTGTTGGGGTTGGTGCTGTTGGCATGGCTTGTGCCATCAGTATCTTAATGAAGGACTTGGCAGATGAACTTGCTCTTGTTGATGTCATGGAAGACAAACTCAAGGGAGAGATGATGGATCTCCAGCACGGCAGCCTTTTCCTTAGAACACCAAAAATTGTCTCTGGCAAAGATTATAATGTGACTGCAAACTCCAAGCTGGTTATTATCACAGCTGGGGCACGTCAACAAGAGGGAGAAAGCCGTCTTAATTTGGTCCAGCGtaatgtgaacatttttaagTTCATCATTCCTAATATCGTAAAATATAGCCCAAACTGCAAGTTGCTTGTCGTTTCCAATCCAGTGGATATCTTGACCTATGTGGCTTGGAAGATAAGTGGCTTTCCCAAAAACCGTGTTATTGGAAGTGGTTGCAATCTGGATTCAGCCCGGTTCCGTTACCTAATGGGGGAAAGACTGGGAGTTCACGCATTAAGCTGTCACGGGTGGGTCCTTGGGGAGCATGGAGACTCCAGTGTGCCTGTATGGAGTGGAGTGAACATTGCTGGTGTCTCTCTGAAGAATCTGCACCCTGACTTAGGCACTGATGCAGATAAGGAACAGTGGAAAGAG TGCAGATACACTTTGGGGGATCCAAAAGGAGCtgcagttttaaagttttctaatgtaCCACTTCACTGTCTAGACTATAGCAGGATTTTAGTTGGAGGTTGTGTATATTGTCCTTATTATCTGATCTGTTActcaagtaatattaaaatggcCTAA
- the LOC118356248 gene encoding L-lactate dehydrogenase A chain-like isoform X1, with translation MATLKDQLIQNLLKEEHTPQNKITVVGVGAVGMACAISILMKDLADELALVDVMEDKLKGEMMDLQHGSLFLRTPKIVSGKDYNVTANSKLVIITAGARQQEGESRLNLVQRNVNIFKFIIPNIVKYSPNCKLLVVSNPVDILTYVAWKISGFPKNRVIGSGCNLDSARFRYLMGERLGVHALSCHGWVLGEHGDSSVPVWSGVNIAGVSLKNLHPDLGTDADKEQWKEVHKQVVDSAYEVIKLKGYTSWAIRLSVADLAESIMKNLRRVHPISTMIKGLYGIKDDVFLSVPCILGQNGISDVVKVTLTSEEEARLKKSADTLWGIQKELQF, from the coding sequence ATGGCAACTCTCAAAGATCAGCTGATTCAGAATCTTCTTAAGGAAGAACATACCCCCCAGAATAAGATCACAGTTGTTGGGGTTGGTGCTGTTGGCATGGCTTGTGCCATCAGTATCTTAATGAAGGACTTGGCAGATGAACTTGCTCTTGTTGATGTCATGGAAGACAAACTCAAGGGAGAGATGATGGATCTCCAGCACGGCAGCCTTTTCCTTAGAACACCAAAAATTGTCTCTGGCAAAGATTATAATGTGACTGCAAACTCCAAGCTGGTTATTATCACAGCTGGGGCACGTCAACAAGAGGGAGAAAGCCGTCTTAATTTGGTCCAGCGtaatgtgaacatttttaagTTCATCATTCCTAATATCGTAAAATATAGCCCAAACTGCAAGTTGCTTGTCGTTTCCAATCCAGTGGATATCTTGACCTATGTGGCTTGGAAGATAAGTGGCTTTCCCAAAAACCGTGTTATTGGAAGTGGTTGCAATCTGGATTCAGCCCGGTTCCGTTACCTAATGGGGGAAAGACTGGGAGTTCACGCATTAAGCTGTCACGGGTGGGTCCTTGGGGAGCATGGAGACTCCAGTGTGCCTGTATGGAGTGGAGTGAACATTGCTGGTGTCTCTCTGAAGAATCTGCACCCTGACTTAGGCACTGATGCAGATAAGGAACAGTGGAAAGAGGTTCACAAACAGGTGGTTGACAGTGCCTATGAGGTGATCAAACTGAAAGGCTACACCTCCTGGGCCATTAGACTGTCTGTGGCAGATCTGGCCGAAAGTATAATGAAGAATCTTAGGCGGGTGCATCCAATTTCCACCATGATTAAGGGTCTCTATGGAATTAAAGATGATGTCTTCCTTAGTGTCCCTTGCATCTTGGGACAGAATGGAATTTCAGATGTTGTGAAGGTGACTCTGACTTCTGAGGAGGAGGCCCGTTTGAAGAAGAGTGCAGATACACTTTGGGGGATCCAAAAGGAGCtgcagttttaa